In one Pempheris klunzingeri isolate RE-2024b chromosome 8, fPemKlu1.hap1, whole genome shotgun sequence genomic region, the following are encoded:
- the cnr2 gene encoding cannabinoid receptor 2, protein MEEWEAPTSLGPAEAKGNTSSPIVNRSCENLECYMVLIMAEKTAISSICFLAGPVTLLENALVLAVIAATATLRHRPSYLFIGSLALADVFASCFFTTSFLDFHLFRRSDGPTAYLFKLGGVTMAFSSSVGSLLLTALDRYLCIHQASSYKVLLTRRRALLSLLILWSATMFISFLPLMGWRCPTGLTPPCSRLFPYINQGYLACWTSFILVLLALILGAYALILWKAHRHESSMTSLQGATGTGHARMRMDIRLARTFGLILLILVGCWLPALSFMLADVSVYLTHTQQRAFAFCSTLCLVNSAVNPLLYALRCRELRVALLRLLQRLLETGRCKKSAEDLTPGLPSTEDNKCTAFSEDEMPKTRTIRLNSVSEVVNDQQLNIRK, encoded by the exons ATGGAGGAATGGGAGGCTCCCACATCTTTAGGACCAGCAGAAGCCAAAGGGAACACCTCGTCACCAATAG TTAACAGGTCTTGTGAGAATCTGGAATGCTACATGGTCCTAATTATGGCCGAAAAGACAGCCATCAGCTCCATCTGTTTCCTGGCAGGACCTGTCACACTGCTGGAAAATGCTCTTGTGTTGGCGGTGATCGCTGCCACAGCCACTCTGCGCCATCGGCCTTCGTATCTGTTCATTGGCAGCCTCGCTCTGGCTGATGTCTTCGCCAGCTGCTTCTTCACCACCAGCTTCCTGGACTTTCACCTCTTTCGCCGCAGTGATGGCCCCACTGCCTACCTCTTTAAGTTAGGTGGGGTCACCATGGCCTTCAGTAGCTCAGTGGGGAGTTTACTGCTGACCGCTCTGGACCGCTACCTCTGCATCCACCAGGCCTCCAGCTATAAGGTGCTGCTGACCCGCCGGCGAGCCCTGCTGAGCCTGCTGATCCTCTGGAGTGCCACCATGTTCATCTCCTTCTTGCCTCTGATGGGCTGGAGGTGTCCCACGGGGCTTACTCCACCCTGCTCACGCCTGTTTCCCTACATCAACCAAGGGTACCTAGCCTGCTGGACCAGCTTCATACTGGTGCTTCTGGCTCTCATTTTGGGAGCTTACGCTCTCATCCTGTGGAAGGCCCACCGCCATGAGTCCTCCATGACCAGCCTCCAGGGAGCAACAGGGACAGGCCATGCCCGCATGAGGATGGATATCCGACTAGCACGTACCTTTGGCCTGATCCTGCTCATACTAGTGGGCTGCTGGCTTCCTGCACTCTCCTTCATGTTAGCTGATGTCTCTGTGTACCTGACCCACACCCAACAGAGGGCCTTCGCCTTTTGCAGCACCCTCTGCCTCGTCAACTCTGCAGTCAACCCACTGCTGTATGCACTGCGCTGTCGAGAACTAAGAGTTGCTCTACTGCGATTGCTACAAAGGCTGCTTGAGACTGGCAGGTGTAAAAAATCTGCGGAGGATTTGACCCCAGGATTACCCTCCACAGAGGACAACAAGTGTACTGCCTTCTCTGAGGATGAGATGCCCAAGACCAGAACCATCCGGCTTAACTCTGTCTCAGAAGTGGTGAACGACCAGCAGCTGAACATcagaaaatga
- the pnrc2 gene encoding proline-rich nuclear receptor coactivator 2 yields MGGGERYNIPVSHPERPLPKKNHQLGRAKQRSRDQNGSAASAGGVGGLHHHGHRRIDKGAAYHRSPEARQAVSADKSASVRFATNYDQNWEGAVSHLNTLLATQGSPSYAGPKFSEPPSPSVLPKPPSHWVSFPMGSCDNREMMAFQLKSLLKVQA; encoded by the coding sequence atgggaggtggagagaggtACAACATTCCAGTTTCCCACCCTGAACGCCCTTTGCCAAAGAAGAACCACCAACTTGGCCGGGCTAAGCAGAGAAGCCGTGATCAGAACGGATCAGCAGCATCTGCAGGAGGGGTAGGGGGCCTACACCATCATGGCCATCGCCGGATCGACAAGGGTGCAGCCTACCACAGGTCTCCAGAGGCGCGGCAGGCCGTGTCTGCAGATAAGAGTGCTTCTGTCCGTTTTGCCACCAACTACGATCAGAACTGGGAGGGTGCAGTGTCTCACCTTAACACGCTCCTGGCCACACAGGGAAGTCCAAGCTACGCAGGGCCTAAGTTCAGCGAGCCACCCTCGCCTAGTGTGTTGCCCAAACCCCCCAGCCACTGGGTGTCCTTCCCAATGGGCTCCTGTGACAACAGGGAGATGATGGCCTTCCAGCTCAAGAGTCTCCTCAAGGTGCAGGCCTGA
- the srsf10a gene encoding serine/arginine-rich splicing factor 10 isoform X3: MARYLRPPNTSLFVRNIADESRPEDLRREFGRYGPIVDVYIPLDFYTRRTRGFAYIQFEDVRDAEDALHNLDRKWVCGRQIEIQFAQGDRKTPNQMKSKERHSPRSFSRYDDDRDSRRRRSRSRSYDRHRSRSPSYERRPRRSESPRESQSYRRHKRSRSHENDRYRGPPRDHPRTNHEPGSRSRSVSRSPSPTRSRPKGKKRQSRSHSPAADFHPTCSSYKQAVERSPSRSYSRSMSRSHSRSRSWAGRKSGGH, from the exons ATGGCGAGGTACCTGAGGCCGCCTAACACATCTCTCTTCGTCAGAAACATCGCCGACGAGTCCAG GCCAGAGGATTTACGACGTGAGTTTGGTCGTTATGGGCCTATTGTAGATGTCTACATTCCACTTGACTTCTATACACGGCGGACAAGAGGATTTGCTTACATTCA GTTTGAAGATGTGCGGGATGCAGAGGACGCTCTCCACAACCTGGACCGTAAATGGGTGTGTGGGCGTCAGATCGAGATCCAGTTCGCccagggagacagaaaga CCCCTAACCAGATGAAGTCCAAGGAGCGCCATTCCCCTCGCAGTTTCTCCCGCTACGACGATGACCGGGATAGTCGCCGAAGGCGGTCCCGGAGCCGCAGCTATGATCGACACAGGTCCCGAAGCCCCTCCTACGAGCGCCGTCCACGGAGGTCTGAGAGCCCCAGAGA GTCGCAGTCCTACAGACGACATAAGCGGAGCAGAAGCCATGAAAATGACAG GTACAGAGGTCCTCCCCGGGACCACCCAAGGACAAACCATGAACCAGGCTCACGTAGCCGCTCTGTGTCCCGCTCCCCTTCACCCACCAGATCCAGGCCCAAAGGTAAAAAGAGGCAGTCCAGGTCCCACAGCCCGGCTGCAGACTTCCACCCAACCTGCAGCTCCTACAAACAGGCGGTGGAACGATCTCCATCCCGCTCCTATTCTAGATCCATGTCCCGGTCACACTCTCGCTCCAGGTCCTGGGCTGGACGCAAGTCTGGTGGCCACTGA
- the srsf10a gene encoding serine/arginine-rich splicing factor 10 isoform X2, which translates to MFKHSTFEDVRDAEDALHNLDRKWVCGRQIEIQFAQGDRKTPNQMKSKERHSPRSFSRYDDDRDSRRRRSRSRSYDRHRSRSPSYERRPRRSESPRESQSYRRHKRSRSHENDRYRGPPRDHPRTNHEPGSRSRSVSRSPSPTRSRPKGKKRQSRSHSPAADFHPTCSSYKQAVERSPSRSYSRSMSRSHSRSRSWAGRKSGGH; encoded by the exons aTGTTTAAG CACAGCACGTTTGAAGATGTGCGGGATGCAGAGGACGCTCTCCACAACCTGGACCGTAAATGGGTGTGTGGGCGTCAGATCGAGATCCAGTTCGCccagggagacagaaaga CCCCTAACCAGATGAAGTCCAAGGAGCGCCATTCCCCTCGCAGTTTCTCCCGCTACGACGATGACCGGGATAGTCGCCGAAGGCGGTCCCGGAGCCGCAGCTATGATCGACACAGGTCCCGAAGCCCCTCCTACGAGCGCCGTCCACGGAGGTCTGAGAGCCCCAGAGA GTCGCAGTCCTACAGACGACATAAGCGGAGCAGAAGCCATGAAAATGACAG GTACAGAGGTCCTCCCCGGGACCACCCAAGGACAAACCATGAACCAGGCTCACGTAGCCGCTCTGTGTCCCGCTCCCCTTCACCCACCAGATCCAGGCCCAAAGGTAAAAAGAGGCAGTCCAGGTCCCACAGCCCGGCTGCAGACTTCCACCCAACCTGCAGCTCCTACAAACAGGCGGTGGAACGATCTCCATCCCGCTCCTATTCTAGATCCATGTCCCGGTCACACTCTCGCTCCAGGTCCTGGGCTGGACGCAAGTCTGGTGGCCACTGA
- the srsf10a gene encoding serine/arginine-rich splicing factor 10 isoform X1, translating into MFKHSTFEDVRDAEDALHNLDRKWVCGRQIEIQFAQGDRKTPNQMKSKERHSPRSFSRYDDDRDSRRRRSRSRSYDRHRSRSPSYERRPRRSESPRESQSYRRHKRSRSHENDSRYRGPPRDHPRTNHEPGSRSRSVSRSPSPTRSRPKGKKRQSRSHSPAADFHPTCSSYKQAVERSPSRSYSRSMSRSHSRSRSWAGRKSGGH; encoded by the exons aTGTTTAAG CACAGCACGTTTGAAGATGTGCGGGATGCAGAGGACGCTCTCCACAACCTGGACCGTAAATGGGTGTGTGGGCGTCAGATCGAGATCCAGTTCGCccagggagacagaaaga CCCCTAACCAGATGAAGTCCAAGGAGCGCCATTCCCCTCGCAGTTTCTCCCGCTACGACGATGACCGGGATAGTCGCCGAAGGCGGTCCCGGAGCCGCAGCTATGATCGACACAGGTCCCGAAGCCCCTCCTACGAGCGCCGTCCACGGAGGTCTGAGAGCCCCAGAGA GTCGCAGTCCTACAGACGACATAAGCGGAGCAGAAGCCATGAAAATGACAG CAGGTACAGAGGTCCTCCCCGGGACCACCCAAGGACAAACCATGAACCAGGCTCACGTAGCCGCTCTGTGTCCCGCTCCCCTTCACCCACCAGATCCAGGCCCAAAGGTAAAAAGAGGCAGTCCAGGTCCCACAGCCCGGCTGCAGACTTCCACCCAACCTGCAGCTCCTACAAACAGGCGGTGGAACGATCTCCATCCCGCTCCTATTCTAGATCCATGTCCCGGTCACACTCTCGCTCCAGGTCCTGGGCTGGACGCAAGTCTGGTGGCCACTGA
- the fabp10a gene encoding fatty acid-binding protein 10-A, liver basic: MDFNGTWQVYSQENYEEFLKAMELPADVIKMAKDIKPITEIKQSGNDFVVTSKTPGKTVTNSFTIGKEADITTMDGKKIKCVVNMEGGKLVCKTGKFCHIQELKAGEMVETLTMSSTTLIRKSRKM, translated from the exons ATGGACTTCAACGGCACATGGCAGGTCTACTCCCAGGAGAACTACGAGGAGTTCCTCAAGGCCATgg AACTTCCAGCAGATGTCATCAAGATGGCCAAAGACATCAAGCCAATTACTGAGATCAAGCAGAGTGGCAATGACTTTGTCGTCACCTCCAAGACCCCTGGAAAGACTGTGACCAACTCCTTTACCATCGGCAAGGAGGCTGATATCACCACCATGGACGGCAAGAAGATCAAG TGTGTTGTCAACATGGAGGGTGGCAAACTGGTCTGCAAAACCGGCAAGTTCTGCCACATCCAAGAGCTCAAGGCAGGAGAGATGGTTGAG ACTTTGACCATGAGCTCAACAACTCTCATCAGGAAGAGCAGAAAGATGTGA